From the genome of Papaver somniferum cultivar HN1 chromosome 2, ASM357369v1, whole genome shotgun sequence, one region includes:
- the LOC113352617 gene encoding codeine O-demethylase-like — protein MEKALQMDAGVMAELFEDGIQTMRMNYYPPCPHPEHVIGLTAHSDGGGLTILLQLSEVDRIQIRSENIWVPIKPLPNAFVVNIGDILEILSNGIYRSVEHRSTINATKECLSVATFQNPKQETVIGPNMITPEGPALFRKIVYND, from the exons ATGGAAAAGGCTCTACAAATGGATGCCGGGGTTATGGCAGAGTTGTTTGAAGATGGGATACAAACAATGAGGATGAATTATTATCCTCCTTGTCCTCACCCCGAGCACGTCATCGGCTTAACAGCACATTCAGATGGTGGTGGTTTAACGATTCTCCTTCAACTAAGCGAAGTGGATCGAATACAGATTAGAAGTGAAAATATATGGGTTCCCATTAAACCTCTACCTAATGCCTTCGTAGTGAACATCGGAGACATTTTGGAG ATTTTGAGCAATGGGATTTACCGAAGCGTGGAACACCGATCAACAATAAACGCGACAAAGGAGTGTCTCTCTGTTGCAACCTTTCAGAACCCTAAACAAGAAACCGTAATAGGTCCCAACATGATCACACCAGAGGGACCTGCCTTGTTCAGAAAAATTGTGTACAATGATTAA
- the LOC113352618 gene encoding uncharacterized protein LOC113352618: MEETNWEQRLHALTHLLTDPTIKPSLHSQLFISNQVPCYLNWDYPPFLCNTEDANSFPSLHLKWGFTLFLKRVLRLGPPLTSWRSQCPYQQPPPLILAKGLEVPTQLGEEQRSEYFKKRLKRKRFGSWNINPLIPVLVPNLMLLSLLFLKPFSDDDP, encoded by the coding sequence ATGGAAGAAACAAATTGGGAGCAAAGATTACATGCCTTAACTCATCTTCTAACAGACCCAACAATCAAACCTTCTCTTCATTCTCAATTATTTATATCCAATCAAGTCCCTTGTTATCTGAACTGGGATTATCCACCATTCCTCTGCAACACAGAAGATGCAAACAGCTTTCCATCTCTACATCTCAAATGGGGTTTCACTCTCTTCTTAAAAAGGGTCTTAAGATTGGGTCCTCCATTAACTTCTTGGCGTTCACAGTGCCCATATCAGCAACCACCACCGCTGATTCTGGCCAAAGGGTTAGAAGTACCAACTCAACttggagaagaacagagaagcGAGTATTTTAAAAAGAGACTTAAAAGAAAACGTTTTGGTAGTTGGAATATTAATCCTTTGATTCCTGTTTTGGTACCTAATCTTATGTTGTTATCACTTTTGTTTTTGAAACCTTTTTCTGATGATGATCCTTGA